From a region of the Daphnia magna isolate NIES linkage group LG1, ASM2063170v1.1, whole genome shotgun sequence genome:
- the LOC116927746 gene encoding LOW QUALITY PROTEIN: protein tiptop (The sequence of the model RefSeq protein was modified relative to this genomic sequence to represent the inferred CDS: deleted 2 bases in 2 codons) translates to MPRKKQDCPKRMKWEEELAAAAAAREAAIAAGLLDPNQIVDEFEPDPDQSQDSGSSSSSPARDDVDEDEALKEEKPKKGRASPLSRGSMSPGRNSPAPIMSDPTSAAAAAAAAAAATNLQNLQAFLAASAAFPGLLSHGGAAAGLLAGLPGGLHSALAMQGFQGLQGLQGLQGLFGSLPAAAAATKHSTNVMSPPAGAIPSPGAGRNADISSIMDFSNKRPAGVGIKLEKGTESEMADDAPPAPRRRAGGESSPLDLSSSGVRKRDRSSGGSTASVGPAEKRRSDSISASAGWKSAGVSHTPDAWNGHHKSGVDAKSSFASPPDASKALERMTELSRLSGESRAAGAGGGRQSAWQSHWLSKGADTAKDVLKCVWCKLSFETLAALTTHMKESKHCGVNASLMSSASSASGAAGSVNSSPVASSPSSSSQPHHQQPQASPSSHQSERDRLPAAAAASHPPSSSASTTTSGRGHHSSNSNNHDLLLKESGQVQLPRKLVRGQDVWLGKGAEQTRQILKCMWCGQSFRSLAEMTTHMQQTQHYTNIISQEQIISWKAADGEGGATGSGGKGSSGSGANHGQQQQQQHHGQQQQQQQQQQQQQQQQTQQQSHVNAVLTCKVCDQAFASLKELSSHMVKNSHYKEHIMRSISESGGRRRQARDKRKKALPVRKLLELERAQQEARSLTQLQQQQQQQMIPAQHHHQGLTEQQKGGGHTGRISCEKCGEKIETSCFVDHIRQCVGGSGQLMRAGSKSSTPSPSVGLPKSEAMNGSGGKTPKSNRHQSHASPRASPMSVGSGHGSDAPPAPAVPAASSTPTKADGSPSVLNAIEKLIEKSFDAGQGASGGKAKAAANNATGSNILRRLGIDESLDYSKPLMDPMMTVNMLRLYGYGQAASNQQRERTTSEASSSNASAAASNGDPSSHPAAQQRDSGKSTPRSANGSPLRSRSPSQSPSGVAHRRRRKDPSPSPVSPAMEADINPSSPAASSVVSERSLRSTTPATQLSSPDAAGRRSQSQTPTDVQPVRSSLNALSSMFEGLSSAAAASSSAATSSGGGGGFNPLAALQKLCDKTETHSPSSSGRPNSLGGAGSSAGGSSASGGGSGSSATSSAATNPGAILAFSWACNDAVMTDSIMKCAFCDTQFISKGAYRHHLSKMHFVKDAAGGSASAPTPKAASSGGSSSAANSAAAKHSAAASGGANAASTAASPQPPAGSNSFENESPHSKFLKYTELAKQLSSKYV, encoded by the exons GGGAGGAAGAATTGGCGGCGGCAGCGGCAGCGCGTGAAGCGGCAATCGCAGCCGGATTACTCGATCCAAACCAAATAG TAGATGAATTCGAACCCGATCCGGATCAGAGCCAAGATTCCGGTTCGTCTTCTTCATCGCCAGCACGGGATGACGTGGACGAAGACGAAGCATTGAAAGAAGAGAAACCTAAGAAAGGAAGAGCTTCGCCACTTTCGCGGGGATCCATGAGCCCCGGCCGGAACAGCCCGGCACCAATCATGAGCGATCCTACTTCGGCCGCAGCCGCGGCAGCGGCTGCGGCGGCCGCTACTAACCTGCAAAATCTGCAGGCCTTTTTGGCCGCTAGCGCTGCTTTCCCGGGACTGTTATCTCACGGCGGAGCGGCTGCTGGACTCTTGGCCGGCCTACCGGGGGGTTTGCATTCAGCTCTGGCCATGCAGGGATTTCAGGGACTGCAAGGTCTACAAGGTCTGCAAGGTTTGTTTGGCTCTCTTCCGGCCGCCGCGGCGGCCACCAAACATTCGACCAATGTCATGTCTCCGCCAGCCGGTGCCATCCCATCTCCGGGAGCCGGACGCAACGCTGATATTTCCAGCATCATGGATTTCAGTAACAAACGGCCCGCTGGTGTCGGCATCAAACTGGAGAAAGGAACGGAATCCGAAATGGCTGACGACGCCCCTCCAGCACCCCGTCGCAGA GCTGGCGGTGAGTCATCTCCTTTGGATTTGAGCTCGTCCGGTGTCCGGAAGCGAGACCGTTCGTCAGGCGGTTCTACAGCCAGCGTCGGCCCAGCCGAGAAACGCCGCTCCGATTCGATATCGGCATCGGCTGGATGGAAGTCGGCTGGCGTCTCTCACACGCCCGATGCCTGGAATGGCCACCACAAATCCGGGGTCGATGCAAAGAGTTCGTTCGCTAGTCCACCGGACGCCTCGAAAGCTCTGGAACGGATGACGGAATTGAGCCGCCTATCTGGCGAATCGAGAGCGGCAGGGGCCGGTGGTGGGCGTCAATCGGCGTGGCAAAGCCATTGGCTGAGCAAAGGAGCCGACACAGCCAAAGACGTCCTCAAGTGCGTCTGGTGCAAACTCAGCTTCGAAACGTTGGCCGCGTTGACGACGCACATGAAGGAATCCAAACATTGCGGAGTCAACGCCAGTCTCATGTCTTCAGCATCCAGCGCTTCGGGCGCGGCTGGATCGGTCAATTCCTCTCCGGTGGCGTCGTCACCTTCGTCTTCGTCGCAGCCGCATCACCAGCAGCCGCAAGCGTCACCGTCGTCCCATCAGTCGGAACGGGATCGTCTTCcggccgccgccgccgcctcTCATCCGCCCTCCTCGTCGGCTTCGACGACCACGTCCGGCAGGGGGCATCACTCGAGCAACAGCAATAATCACGATCTATTGCTCAAGGAATCGGGCCAGGTGCAGCTGCCTCGTAAATTAGTTCGCGGCCAGGACGTCTGGCTGGGCAAAGGAGCCGAGCAGACGCGTCAGATT TTGAAGTGCATGTGGTGCGGTCAAAGCTTCCGCTCGCTGGCCGAGATGACCACGCACATGCAACAGACGCAGCACTACACGAACATCATCTCGCAAGAGCAGATCATCTCGTGGAAAGCGGCTGACGGCGAAGGTGGCGCCACCGGGAGCGGCGGCAAAGGATCGAGCGGATCGGGCGCCAATCAcggccaacaacaacaacagcagcatcacggccagcagcagcagcaacaacaacagcagcaacagcagcaacagcagcaaacgCAACAGCAATCGCACGTCAACGCCGTGCTGACGTGCAAAGTATGCGACCAGGCGTTTGCCAGTTTGAAAGAATTGAGTTCGCACATGGTGAAGAATTCGCATTACAAAGAGCACATCATGCGATCCATCAGCGAAAGTGGTGGCCGTCGGAGACAGGCCAGGGACAAACGTAAAAAAGCGCTGCCCGTTCGTAAGTTACTGGAACTGGAACGAGCCCAGCAAGAAGCTCGATCGTTAACTCAGttgcagcaacagcaacagcagcaaatgaTTCCGGCCCAGCATCACCACCAAGGTCTGACTGAACAACAGAAAGGTGGCGGCCACACGGGCCGTATCAGCTGCGAGAAGTGCGGCGAAAAGATCGAGACGAGCTGCTTCGTCGACCACATCCGACAGTGCGTCGGCGGAAGTGGCCAGTTGATGCGCGCCGGAAGCAAGAGCAGTACTCCATCACCTTCGGTTGGCCTTCCTAAATCAGAGGCGATGAACGGATCCGGTGGCAAGACACCCAAGTCAAACCGGCATCAATCTCATGCGTCGCCGAGGGCTAGTCCGATGAGCGTCGGATCAGGCCACGGCAGCGACGCGCCACCGGCCCCTGCCGTACCGGCAGCCTCTTCTACTCCGACGAAAGCCGATGGATCGCCATCGGTTCTCAACGCAATCGAGAAACTCATCGAGAAAAGCTTCGACGCTGGCCAGGGCGCCAGCGGAGGCAAAGCCAAAGCGGCTGCCAACAACGCGACCGGATCGAACATTTTGCGCCGACTGGGCATCGACGAGAGCTTAGACTATTCCAAACCGTTGATGGACCCGATGATGACAGTCAACATGCTACGCCTTTACGGCTACGGACAGGCCGCCAGCAATCAGCAGAGAGAGCGGACAACTAGCGAGGCCAGCAGCAGCAATGCGTCGGCCGCGGCCAGCAATGGCGACCCTTCGTCGCATCCGGCGGCCCAGCAGAGAGACTCTGGAAAATCGACCCCGCGATCGGCCAATGGATCGCCGCTTCGCAGCCGCAGTCCGAGTCAGAGTCCTAGCGGAGTGGCTCATCGTCGGAGACGGAAGGATCCGTCCCCATCGCCCGTTTCTCCGGCCATGGAGGCTGACATCAACCCGTCCAGTCCGGCGGCTAGTTCCGTTGTTAGCGAACGCTCTTTGCGTTCCACCACGCCGGCCACTCAGCTGAGTTCTCCCGACGCGGCTGGACGGCGCAGTCAGAGCCAAACACCAACCGATGTGCAACCTGTTCGATCCAGCCTGAACGCCCTGTCTTCCATGTTCGAGGGCCTTTCCTCGGCCGCGGCAGCGTCTTCCTCGGCTGCAACTTCTTCTGGTGGCGGCGGAGGATTCAATCCGCTGGCCGCCCTGCAAAAGCTGTGCGACAAAACGGAAACGCACAGCCCGTCTTCGAGCGGCCGTCCCAATTCTCTTGGCGGTGCGGGAAGCAGCGCTGGCGGATCGAGCGCCAGTGGCGGTGGCTCTGGCAGCTCGGCCACCAGCTCAGCGGCTACCAATCCGGGGGCCATTTTGGCTTTCAGTTGGGCCTGTAACGACGCCGTCATGACCGATTCGATCATGAAGTGTGCCTTCTGTGATACCCAGTTCATTTCCAAGGGCGCCTACCGACACCACCTGTCCAAGATGCACTTTGTCAAGGACGCCGCCGGCGGGAGTGCATCCGCTCCGACCCCGAAGGCCGCCTCATCGGGCGGCTCTTCGTCAGCCGCCAATTCAGCCGCTGCTAAGCACTCGGCGGCAGCAAGCGGAGGCGCCAACGCCGCGTCCACTGCCGCCAGTCCCCAACCGCCTGCAGGAAGCAACAGTTTCGAGAACGAGAGCCCTCATTCCAAATTCCTCAAGTACACCGAGCTGGCCAAGCAGCTCTCCAGTAAATACGTTTGA